A stretch of DNA from Anaerobacillus isosaccharinicus:
AAATCATCGTGAGAATTTCCCGAAAGCTACTCTGGAATATACGGGATAATCCCCATTTTATATGCATGTTCCTGGATTTCCTTTGGTGCATTACGGGCATCAATGGCAAAACCATTAACAGAAATCATCCAAACCATTGGATTATCTGCTAATTTACTTGGTAAAGCCCAGTCTGTGTTAAAATAATCAATTTTCATTAGATCTCTTATTTGTTTTGACTTGGAACTACCTGTACCTCCACTTACGCCAAATCCTTCATAAAGCTCTTTGGGTGTTATTGTAGGATGTTGTGACGAATCAAACAGAAAATTTGCTGTACCAATGGCATGAACAATACCACAAGCCCAAGTATTCGCTCTTCCTTTCTCAAGAGGAGAAGGACGTTTTCTGCATAACGCTGCACATAACTGTAAACAGAGTTGCTCGTACTCTTTGTTTAAATGAACAGAACAAAACTCCTCGATAATAGTAGCAATTTCATTATACTTTTCTTCCATTTTTTTCGGTACAGATATAGTTTTATTCATTGATCTCTGCTCCTAATATATTATTTATGGTTTCTCAAGAGGGACGAGTTTACTATCCAAGGTGTCGCCTTAAAAGTGGGACACAGTACCCTTGTCCCTTAATTCAAGTTTTAACTAATCCAATTACTTTACTTCGTGGGATTGTCGGATCATGCTGGACAACTAATGCTTTTTCAAATTTGTTTAAATAAGAGCTTTCATGTGATTTAGGTGTTAGTATGATTAACTTTCTTTGTAATTGTTGAACATATAAATCAAATACCTTCGATTTACGGTTTTCATCTAAAGCACTGTCGAATTCGTCTAAAACAATAAAGCCTGGAGCTGTATGGAGATTTTGCAAAAGTGCTAAGGCAAATAGTAAAGAACTCAACGATTCCTCTCCACCAGAAACTCCCTTTCCAACCTTACCACCTCGTGCTTTCACACTTACATCTTCCATCGTCCCACGGTGGCCTTCTTTACGAGCTTTAATATAAAGCCTGAATAATATGCGTTTCTTTTTGTCTTCAAACGCTTCCCAGCTTACTTCTCCTTCAAATTGGAATTCGGCCATGTATGAACGAAAGCGTTGCTGAATTTCTAGCACTCTCATATTCACTGTTTTTTCGAGATGATCTTTTAGTTGTTCGGTTCGTTCAATATCTTGTTCTAATAAAATTTTGGAACGTTTATACTCACTATCTAATCGTTCATACTCTTTTTTTACTACTTCGTAATTTTCTGGTGCTGCCTTGTCAATTTCTTCAGTGACCGCATGAGTAAATTTGACTTTTCCATTTTCACGCTCATTTAAGAGATGATGAAGGGAAATATTAGTTTCTAGCTGAATGCCATTTATAGAAAAACTATAAATTTTTCCAAAGTCATTTTGCAGCTTGTTTAGTTCTTCCAAATAATTAACAAGATTACATTGAGAAGTACTAATCACTTTTTCTGTATCGTCGACTTGATTATCAATCCCTTTTAATTCCCGTGATTGTCTTTCTAGGTTTTCATCAAAATCTACGATTTGTCGTTCAACCGATTTAAGATTTCGAGTCGCTTTTTCGAAGAGCTCGTCCATTATCTCACGCTTTGTTTTCAACGAATTTATTTTTTGCATTTCTTCGGTATACGTTTTATTCAGTTTTGTTAGTAACTGAAACTTTTCTTTCATCTGTCCTAATTCAGAGTAGATTTCTTCTTCTCTTTTTAATTCTTTTTCTAAAGACTGCTCTTCTATTTGTTTACGATCGAGTGATTTTCTCACTTCATCTAATCTTTCCAATTGTTCATTCAACTGAATTTCTTTAGATCGCAAATCTTCTAATTTGCTTTTTAATTGAGTACGAGCAAATTCAGCTGTCATAAAAGCTTCTGCTTCACGAACAGTTTGGATGATACTATTTAATAACTGGATTTGTTTTGTACTTGTAGAAATTATTTCAGCTATTGATTGTAGTTCTTCATTCGCTTTTGCTATTACACTTTCGACGGTCGCTTTTCTTGCTGCTAATCCTTTTTCTGACAGAATATAGCTTTCCTTTTCTTGTGAACCTCTTATTCCCAAGGGATCATATAACGTTTCATCCTTAATATAAACTTCAGTGTCGCGAAAGAACTTTTCTACCCAACAAAGCGCTTTTATTGCGATCGGCATTAAATCATTCGAAAGACTTTGCTTTATTTCTAAATTAAGAGGTGGTAGTTCTGTCACTAATCTGTCAGGAATAATACTCATTAACGGGACGTGATATAAATCATTTGGCGGCGTTATATCTTTGCCTTCAAAAAAGATCGTATATTTTATTGCATTAAACCGGCGTTCATCCTTTAATTTAGCATTAGAATTTAGCTGAATTAACTCGCGAAGTGGATATGCTTTAACACTTTTATTCTTGAAAAAAGTTATTGACTCCATTTGACGCGATGATAAAACCCGATTTTCTTTTAAAATGTCCAACTCATTATTAAAATCTGCGAGTTTTATTAATAGTTTATGTTCTCTATCTCTATTGCTTTTAATAGTTTCATCTAACCAGTTAATTTTTTGTTGGGCATCATGACTACTTTTGTATTGATTTAGTAGTTCTTGATATTTTATTTCTAGCTTTTTATTTTCATTCACTTCGTGAGAGATGACAGCTATCTCATTAATATTGTTACGATGTTCTTCTTTACCTTTTTCCAACTGGCGATGATTTTCTCGGATGCCTTGTTTTGTTTTTTCTTTTTCCATTTCTAAATTAATAAAGGCAATTCGAACTTCCTCTTCAGTTCTAGTTAGCCCATTTCGCTTTAAGTCTGTTTCTTTTAACTCTTCATTCAAACTGTTGATCTCTTCATTTATTTTTTTCGCTACACCTTGAAGTTTAATAAGGTTGTTATCTAATTGCTGAATTTCGAGATTTAGTTTATTTTTTTCAGCCTCAAATTTAGTTTTCTGTTCCGTCTGGAAAGTTTTCTTTTCGCTTATCTCAGTAATCAATTCACTAACTTCTATACGATCTTCCTTCAATTGGTCAAGCTTTCTTTGCTCTTGTTGTATTTCCTTTTGGTAAAAGCTTTCCAAATGCAAAAGCGCTGTTATATATTGTTTCCCACCCTCATGCAATCTTTTTTGATTTTCATTGTACCGATCTAAATCTTGCTTCTTTAAACTTAAGTCTTGTTTTTTAAATAGTACATTTGTTTCTGCATATTTTAATGTTTCTTCTGATTCTTTTAGCTGCTCAATACTGTCTTCCCAATCTCGCTGGGTTTTATCAATTCCATGCATTTCACTAAAGATACGGAATCGTTCTTCTGGATTCATAATCGCAAATTGATTTACTTCCTGCTGGTACCAAATTAAATAATAAAGATCCGGATCTATTTTATATTTATATTGAAGAGCTTGCCGATAAGCGGAAAAGCTATAAACACGATCTCCAGAAGTGTATTTCGTTGTCTGTTCCCATTCGTCGATAATATCCCCTGTAGAAATAACAAACTCTTTTTTTATCGGTTGACCAGGTTCCTGTACGATATTTAAGGCAAACTCAATATATAAGGGGGCATCAATCTTCATCGCTCCTTCATTTTTAAACAAGTAAGCAATTCTAGCCTTCCACGTTTTATCAAGGGGGAGATTTCGTGATTTTAAACCTTCGATATCAACCTTACTAGAATATAAAACGGCACCCATACAAAATGTGATCGTCGATTTCCCTGCTCCGTTCGGTCCAGTAATCATTACGTGTATATCTTTGCCAGATAAATCTAGCAGTGCAGGAACAAAATCACGAATACCGACAAAAATTAAGCGACAAGGGATCATTGTTCTTCCCCTTTCTGAACAAAATTATAGCGACGGAAAAATTTGATTACTTCTTCTTTACTTAATTGTGTAGATTGACTAAATTCTACCGTTCTTCTTAAAAAGCTATCAGAAAACATATTCACTCCAATTGCGGTTAATTGATAAGCTTTTTCTTGTGAAGCTGTATCATACTCCTCTAAGGCTCCAATTTTTTTTAACGGATCTATATTGGCTAATATTTTACTATTTGCTTTCGTTGTTTCGTGGCCGAATGCATCTAGGAGTTGATCTAACGTTGTAAACTCATGTTGAAGAACTTCTTGCTGGTAAAAAATAAATAGTAAAATAGACAGACTTTCTTTGTTTAACGTACTTTTCGCTGCCTTAGCTGGTACTCGCATCATACAAATCACTTGGTCTCTTCGTTCGTCATAAATAAGCTTTAAATAACGGGACACAGCTTGATTTACCCTTGTCATAAAAGAATGGAACTTCTCTTCGTCCCCGCTTATGTTTAGCTGTTTTTCTATTTCTTTTCTAGATAAACCGAAATTACTTGATCTTATCGACGCTGAGGAAGAATATAAAATGTTCATAAAAACAAGTTCCTCTACTTCCGTCAGCATACCCCTTATTGATTGCAGGGCGTTTAATGGATTAAAGTTTATTTCGTGTTTCTCTTCTATGTTCTCGTTTTCGGACAATGTTGGCTCTATCTTCATCGTTCATCCACTCCCAACTACGTTCATAAACTGTCAAATTATTATGATGTTTTGCTTTTTCTATCGTTACTCTCTTGTTTCCTACTAGAGCCGAAATAGCGGTGAGGGCATTAACTGCATCAGTCCATTGAGAAGAGGTTGCTTGAATAACTAAATCTTCTATAGGCAATACTTCATGTTTGTCTAAAAAATTCTCAATAACCGTAGTTTCAATCATATTTTTCGTTAGTAACCAATTCGTTTCTCGCATTAATTCATCTAAATCTTCTTTCGAAATTTCCTCAGATTCAAAAGTGATTTCTTCTTCTACCTCTTCTACATGTTCAGTTTTCGGCTCGTATTCTTCCATATAAATTAAAGCTTCCTCAATTGCTACTGATGGAATAGTGGCTGCAAATTTTACTGGTATCCATATTCCATCAAACGCCTCATCATCTTTTTGATTTTGTTCCATAAAACTTAACAGATGATATGCGTTTGGTACATCAGAATCTAAAGGAGGGGCAAACATTTTAATGATTAGTTCGCGAACTTTTTCTGGTTTTATCGTTGTAGAAAGTGGCGTCATTTGCATCATAGTAAATTTTAAATATTTATTAATCATACCTAAACTAAGGTTTGTTCCCTCTGCTAAAACAGCCGTACCTCTTTGCATTAAATCCGTTAACACTAAACTTTCTTCCATAGTTTGAAATTGGCGAAAACGATCTTGAAGCTTTACATCTAAATCTTTCATTAATTCATGAATAAGTTCTAACTGTGGAAGTGCATTGCGATCAGCTAACATTTCTAGTTCTCTTTCTTTCAGTAATTGAATGGCATCAGCCACATTCTTAATCATGCTAGCTATTTTGTTTCCCCCAGAAATACCGTTATCATCATAAGCTTCACTTATCTCAGCATCCCTTCTCGCCTGAAATAACGATCTTCCTATATCGTCATGCATATGGTAAGCAAGTGAGTCGTTAGCTAATCTAATCAAAACGTCCATCATTCGTTTTCCAACATCACGCATTTTGATTAGTCGAGAATGCTTTGAAATCCAATTGTATTTTACTAGTATCGTTACGATTTGTTCAACTACCTTTTTTGTTGGGGGTTCTGAGTCTTGATATCTATTTCTATAGCGATAAAATAGTGTTTCGGCATTTTCAATTTTTTCATCTAGCCCTAAGGCTTCTTCGTTAATTAATTGAATAATTCGTAAAAACCTTAATATTTCTACTGGTGATTGATAAAAAGAGTGGGAACCTAGGTCACTCAAAACACCTGACAAAGAGGAAATATCCTTCATCGCTTGAAGTACCTCTGGCGCTGATTGACTCTCGTTAAAAATTGATACATTTATTGTAGAATCCAATTTTTCCAACTTTCAACACTCCCAAGTAATTGTTCTTGCTCCAAGTTTTTACTCATAGCGAGTAGTTTTTTCATTCTTTGCTCGTATTCATCCCATGATTTTACTACTTTCCCATCAACATCGATAAATTTTATGATCCCCTCCGCATTAACAATGTTATAGAGTTGTTTTGCAATTAGAAAACCATCTTTATCGTAATCAGTCCAAATAATCACTTGGTGCAATTGACTATTTTTGATCAACTGCTTTAAACATTGACGATGTGACGACCGAACATGACCATCAACACAAACTAGTAATGTATTTAATTCTTTTAGAAAACTAACTACTGAAGTTACTCTTGTTAATACGGCTCTATTCTCAACGAGCCACAGTGTTTTCGCACTTGATGAATACTGATCTTGTGCAATTGATAGATCTGTCAAAGCGTGAACTGGGCCGAAATTATAGTTTGAAAAAGAGCCTTGAATTGGTCCTGAAAAATAAAGGGGAGTTACTTTACCTAAACTTACTAGACCTAGAACAGAAATAGGTAGTTGTATAATTTCTTCAAGCTGATCAATGAAATCATCTTTATAACTATCAAACTCTTTAGAACCACCAATTTTTTGATAATATCGGGCCCCAATTTCTTTCCAATCAAATTCTTCTTTATTCGAACGAATGTATAAAATGGCTGACAAAAAGTGTAGAAATTTTAATTTTTTCTTAACGGTCCAATTTTGTGGGATATGGCTATTGTTTAAAAGTTCAATTCCTTCTTGCTTATATATTAACCGAATGTATTCTAGTAAATTTGATAGTGCCTTATTGTGGAATGTAATTCTTTCTGTCAAAATTATACTTTCTTTCCAAACTTTCAGTTGTTCATCCAGACTTCTTTCGTTTTCTTCACTTATCTTTTGTTGCAAAAAATTTAATCGATAACCTGTTCTATAGTGAACTGTATTTACAGTTCTACCGTCTTTATTAAACCTTATCTCTTTAATTAGCCAACCTTCCGTTACCAAGCGTAATGCAACCGCTTCTTCCAAATCATTCATTGCGAATTTTTTTGTAGGTGATATACTCGCAAGCTGCATAACCTCTTTATCAATAATTTCAGGCAAGTCAGTATTGTGTGAGGCAGAGCAAGTCATAAGCCCAACCATCTTAATTTTCGTCTCCAGGCACTTTATTATAGGGATATCAATAGTAATTTCGTTCTCAGAGTATTTTTGCTCTGACCCTAGCTCCTCACCTTTTTTTAATAAATATTTTTTTATAAAATTCAGAGATTCACTATTCATAATTATTCATCCTTTAAATATTTTCGGAGTTAGGTATGCCCTCAAACTCTACTAATATAATTGTACTCTATGTTTAACTAGGTAAAACAGGTAGTTTTTGTTAAACGATAAGAATGTATTCTTAACGAGTCTTGTAAAGTATGAAGCATTTTAATTATATATACCTTCTCACTAGTGTTGCATCAATTAAATTTCACTATTAAAAATACTCAATGATTTCATCCTATTGAAGGGACAGGTTCACTGTCCCAATTTTTATGAACGGGACAAGGTACCTGTCCCCTTTTAAACCGAGATGCAGTAGGAAATTGTTCTTTTATGTT
This window harbors:
- a CDS encoding AAA family ATPase, coding for MIPCRLIFVGIRDFVPALLDLSGKDIHVMITGPNGAGKSTITFCMGAVLYSSKVDIEGLKSRNLPLDKTWKARIAYLFKNEGAMKIDAPLYIEFALNIVQEPGQPIKKEFVISTGDIIDEWEQTTKYTSGDRVYSFSAYRQALQYKYKIDPDLYYLIWYQQEVNQFAIMNPEERFRIFSEMHGIDKTQRDWEDSIEQLKESEETLKYAETNVLFKKQDLSLKKQDLDRYNENQKRLHEGGKQYITALLHLESFYQKEIQQEQRKLDQLKEDRIEVSELITEISEKKTFQTEQKTKFEAEKNKLNLEIQQLDNNLIKLQGVAKKINEEINSLNEELKETDLKRNGLTRTEEEVRIAFINLEMEKEKTKQGIRENHRQLEKGKEEHRNNINEIAVISHEVNENKKLEIKYQELLNQYKSSHDAQQKINWLDETIKSNRDREHKLLIKLADFNNELDILKENRVLSSRQMESITFFKNKSVKAYPLRELIQLNSNAKLKDERRFNAIKYTIFFEGKDITPPNDLYHVPLMSIIPDRLVTELPPLNLEIKQSLSNDLMPIAIKALCWVEKFFRDTEVYIKDETLYDPLGIRGSQEKESYILSEKGLAARKATVESVIAKANEELQSIAEIISTSTKQIQLLNSIIQTVREAEAFMTAEFARTQLKSKLEDLRSKEIQLNEQLERLDEVRKSLDRKQIEEQSLEKELKREEEIYSELGQMKEKFQLLTKLNKTYTEEMQKINSLKTKREIMDELFEKATRNLKSVERQIVDFDENLERQSRELKGIDNQVDDTEKVISTSQCNLVNYLEELNKLQNDFGKIYSFSINGIQLETNISLHHLLNERENGKVKFTHAVTEEIDKAAPENYEVVKKEYERLDSEYKRSKILLEQDIERTEQLKDHLEKTVNMRVLEIQQRFRSYMAEFQFEGEVSWEAFEDKKKRILFRLYIKARKEGHRGTMEDVSVKARGGKVGKGVSGGEESLSSLLFALALLQNLHTAPGFIVLDEFDSALDENRKSKVFDLYVQQLQRKLIILTPKSHESSYLNKFEKALVVQHDPTIPRSKVIGLVKT
- a CDS encoding toprim domain-containing protein, whose translation is MNSESLNFIKKYLLKKGEELGSEQKYSENEITIDIPIIKCLETKIKMVGLMTCSASHNTDLPEIIDKEVMQLASISPTKKFAMNDLEEAVALRLVTEGWLIKEIRFNKDGRTVNTVHYRTGYRLNFLQQKISEENERSLDEQLKVWKESIILTERITFHNKALSNLLEYIRLIYKQEGIELLNNSHIPQNWTVKKKLKFLHFLSAILYIRSNKEEFDWKEIGARYYQKIGGSKEFDSYKDDFIDQLEEIIQLPISVLGLVSLGKVTPLYFSGPIQGSFSNYNFGPVHALTDLSIAQDQYSSSAKTLWLVENRAVLTRVTSVVSFLKELNTLLVCVDGHVRSSHRQCLKQLIKNSQLHQVIIWTDYDKDGFLIAKQLYNIVNAEGIIKFIDVDGKVVKSWDEYEQRMKKLLAMSKNLEQEQLLGSVESWKNWILQ
- a CDS encoding DUF6398 domain-containing protein; translation: MNKTISVPKKMEEKYNEIATIIEEFCSVHLNKEYEQLCLQLCAALCRKRPSPLEKGRANTWACGIVHAIGTANFLFDSSQHPTITPKELYEGFGVSGGTGSSKSKQIRDLMKIDYFNTDWALPSKLADNPMVWMISVNGFAIDARNAPKEIQEHAYKMGIIPYIPE